A section of the Roseovarius sp. W115 genome encodes:
- a CDS encoding ornithine cyclodeaminase family protein, which translates to MTISIIPFAEGEARLDWIALCDSLEAGHRLPKAEIGDTFLYRDPDTLLSRAAWIDGMGLAVKSATVFPKNPEAGNPMINGSVSVFSDANGALEAVIDFHLVTKWKTAGDSLYAARKLARPDSRKILIVGAGTVGRSLFQAYSAGFPEAEFLLWNRTPGNAEAMQLDCPGITIMTDLEEAVRQADIVTSATMSTEPLLKGEWFQPGQHIDVIGAYRPDMREVDDEALLRSRVFVDSYDTTVGHIGEIKIPLEAGTITRDHLVADYYEREKYRRESDEEITLFKNGGGAHLDLMTSRYILDVWRAAS; encoded by the coding sequence ATGACGATCTCTATCATTCCATTTGCAGAAGGTGAGGCGCGGCTTGACTGGATCGCCTTGTGTGACTCCCTTGAGGCAGGGCACCGCTTGCCCAAGGCCGAGATCGGCGACACGTTCCTCTACCGTGATCCTGACACATTACTGAGCCGGGCGGCCTGGATTGACGGGATGGGCCTGGCCGTTAAATCGGCAACGGTGTTCCCGAAGAACCCTGAGGCAGGCAATCCGATGATCAACGGATCGGTCAGTGTGTTCTCAGACGCAAATGGGGCGCTGGAAGCGGTGATTGATTTTCATTTGGTCACCAAATGGAAGACCGCAGGCGACAGCCTTTACGCCGCGCGCAAACTCGCACGCCCTGATAGCCGGAAAATCCTGATTGTTGGGGCTGGGACGGTCGGGCGGTCACTCTTTCAGGCCTATAGCGCCGGGTTTCCAGAGGCTGAGTTCTTGCTTTGGAACCGTACTCCAGGGAATGCCGAAGCGATGCAGTTGGACTGTCCCGGCATAACGATCATGACTGATCTGGAAGAGGCCGTGAGACAGGCGGACATTGTCACATCTGCCACCATGTCCACCGAACCCTTGCTCAAGGGTGAGTGGTTTCAACCTGGACAGCATATTGATGTCATCGGGGCCTATCGCCCCGATATGCGCGAAGTGGACGACGAGGCGCTTTTGCGCTCAAGAGTTTTTGTCGACAGCTATGACACGACCGTGGGCCATATCGGCGAGATCAAGATTCCGCTGGAGGCTGGAACGATCACACGGGATCATCTGGTCGCAGACTACTATGAGCGTGAAAAGTATCGGCGCGAGAGCGATGAGGAGATCACTCTCTTTAAGAACGGCGGCGGTGCGCATCTCGATTTGATGACAAGCCGTTACATTCTCGATGTCTGGCGTGCAGCCTCATGA
- a CDS encoding alpha/beta fold hydrolase, with translation MIWWVLIGLVALVVFGPFLLDLTRPGMNRATQAFAPGAFADLPKGRVHYQWLGADEGPVAVCVHGLSTPSFVWGPVAAHLGGLGFRVLIFDLYGRGYSDRPGGEQDGAFFNAQLNALLEHQGVEDDITLLGYSMGGAIVARYAAEHPDRLRQLCLIAPAGLGHDLGSIADLIIKYEWFGRWVAYAFFPKILRQGIASEQSTPAAIRDIYDMQTAETRRRGFAHAMWSSLRGVLDEDLEPAHRAIAKAGIPVLAIWGREDDVIPIAGLGKLAEWNRAARHEVIEGAGHSLTYTRVEDVGKALDLLER, from the coding sequence ATGATCTGGTGGGTTTTGATTGGCCTCGTGGCGCTTGTTGTTTTCGGACCGTTTCTGCTCGACCTGACACGCCCCGGAATGAACAGGGCTACACAGGCATTTGCGCCGGGGGCATTTGCGGACCTGCCAAAAGGTCGGGTGCACTATCAGTGGCTGGGTGCCGATGAGGGGCCGGTTGCCGTCTGTGTGCATGGGCTGAGCACGCCGTCCTTTGTGTGGGGGCCTGTGGCTGCGCATCTGGGAGGCCTGGGGTTTCGGGTGTTGATCTTTGATCTCTATGGGCGGGGGTATTCTGATCGCCCGGGCGGCGAGCAGGATGGCGCGTTTTTTAATGCACAACTCAACGCGCTTTTGGAACACCAAGGCGTAGAGGACGATATCACGTTGCTGGGGTACTCCATGGGCGGAGCGATTGTCGCGCGCTATGCAGCAGAGCATCCAGACAGGCTGCGGCAGCTTTGCCTGATCGCGCCTGCGGGCCTAGGGCATGACCTGGGGTCCATCGCCGATCTTATTATCAAATACGAGTGGTTCGGTCGTTGGGTGGCCTATGCGTTTTTTCCCAAAATCCTCAGACAAGGGATCGCGTCCGAGCAGAGCACACCTGCGGCCATTCGGGATATCTATGACATGCAAACCGCCGAAACCCGCCGCCGTGGATTTGCTCATGCCATGTGGTCATCGCTGCGCGGTGTTCTGGATGAGGATCTGGAACCGGCGCATCGCGCCATTGCCAAGGCGGGTATCCCTGTCCTGGCGATCTGGGGACGCGAGGACGATGTGATCCCCATCGCAGGACTTGGTAAGCTGGCGGAATGGAACCGGGCTGCGCGTCATGAAGTCATCGAAGGTGCGGGGCACTCGCTCACATACACACGTGTCGAGGATGTTGGAAAAGCATTGGACTTGCTGGAGCGCTAA
- a CDS encoding MFS transporter, which yields MQKSTPLFTPVLIAGGLILLVSFAIRSSFGVFQIPIAEEFGWLRAEFSLAIAIQNLAWGIGQPIFGAIAEKIGDRKAIIIGTLLYAAGLVLSSFAVTPEAHQFYEVLVGFGVAGTGFGVILAIVGRASSDENRSMSLAIAAAAGSGGQIVGPPIAEALLAVMPWQSVFVLFAVAILTVLLLLPMLRAPSDAGPAALEETLSHMLGRAFRDPSYTLIFLGFFSCGYQLGFITAHFPAFVTEVCGPIEPGSLLRGMGVTTTSALGAMAIALIGAANIGGSLLAGWLGKSYSKKYLLAGIYTGRTLIAAVFILLPVTPISVVLFSIGMGSLWLATVPLTSGLIAHIYGLRYMGTLYGIVFFSHQLGSFLGIWLGGRMYDAFGDYNLVWWIGVGVGAFSAIVHLPIRERALPTPQPA from the coding sequence ATGCAGAAGTCGACACCCCTCTTTACCCCGGTTCTGATTGCAGGCGGCCTGATCCTTCTGGTGTCCTTCGCAATCCGCTCTTCTTTTGGTGTGTTTCAAATTCCGATCGCCGAAGAGTTCGGTTGGCTTCGTGCCGAATTCAGCCTCGCAATCGCCATACAGAACCTCGCCTGGGGCATCGGCCAACCGATTTTTGGCGCGATTGCTGAAAAGATTGGTGACCGAAAGGCCATCATCATCGGCACACTCCTTTATGCTGCGGGCCTTGTACTGTCGTCCTTTGCGGTCACGCCAGAGGCGCATCAATTCTATGAGGTTCTTGTTGGCTTCGGAGTGGCGGGAACCGGGTTTGGTGTGATTCTGGCCATCGTGGGTCGTGCCAGCAGCGACGAAAATCGCTCGATGAGCCTGGCCATTGCCGCCGCCGCCGGGTCCGGCGGGCAGATAGTCGGCCCTCCCATTGCAGAGGCGCTTTTGGCGGTCATGCCCTGGCAAAGTGTTTTCGTCCTCTTTGCGGTAGCAATTCTAACGGTTCTGCTATTGCTGCCGATGTTGCGTGCGCCAAGCGATGCTGGCCCTGCCGCTCTCGAAGAAACCCTGAGCCATATGCTGGGCCGCGCTTTTCGCGATCCCAGCTATACACTCATATTCCTTGGCTTCTTCTCCTGCGGCTATCAGCTTGGGTTCATCACCGCGCATTTCCCAGCCTTCGTGACCGAGGTTTGCGGGCCCATCGAGCCAGGCAGCCTTTTGCGCGGCATGGGTGTCACAACAACATCCGCGCTGGGTGCCATGGCGATTGCACTTATTGGAGCGGCCAATATTGGCGGTTCACTTCTGGCCGGTTGGTTGGGCAAGAGTTACTCTAAAAAATACCTTCTGGCCGGGATTTATACCGGCAGAACCTTGATCGCTGCGGTGTTCATTTTGCTGCCCGTGACACCGATATCCGTCGTCCTGTTTTCCATTGGCATGGGATCCCTTTGGTTAGCCACTGTGCCGCTGACCAGCGGATTGATCGCGCATATCTACGGGCTGCGCTACATGGGCACGCTCTACGGCATTGTGTTCTTCAGCCATCAGCTTGGAAGCTTTCTTGGCATTTGGCTCGGTGGACGCATGTATGACGCTTTTGGCGATTACAATCTTGTATGGTGGATTGGTGTGGGTGTCGGGGCATTTTCGGCCATTGTGCACCTGCCCATCCGGGAACGCGCCTTGCCAACACCTCAGCCGGCCTGA
- a CDS encoding sarcosine oxidase subunit beta family protein translates to MRYSGFKVLWQGLTGNKGWTRAWREPEPKPEYDIIIIGGGGHGLSTAYYLSKEFGMTNVAVLEKGWLGSGNIGRNTTIIRSNYLLPGNEPFYELSMKLWENLEQDTNYNSMVSQRSILNLIHTDGQRDAFVRRGNAMFLAGADAELVDAAQLREELPFLDYDNARFPIKGGLFQRRGGTARHDAVAWGYARGADSRGVDIIQNCEVTGIDIENGRCVGVQTSRGAIRAKKVAMCVAGSSGRVAAMAGMRLPIESHVLQAFVSEGLKPTLPGVITFGAGHFYVSQSDKGGLVFGGDIDGYNTYAQRGNLPVVEDVCEGGMAIMPMIGRARLLRSWGGVMDMSMDGSPFIDKTHIDGLYFNGGWCYGGFKATPASGFCYAHLLARDTPHPVATQMRLDRFMTGNLIDEKGVGNQPNLH, encoded by the coding sequence ATGCGCTACAGTGGGTTCAAAGTTCTTTGGCAGGGACTAACCGGAAACAAGGGCTGGACACGCGCCTGGCGTGAGCCAGAGCCGAAGCCGGAATATGACATCATCATCATTGGCGGTGGTGGGCACGGGCTGTCTACGGCTTACTACCTGTCGAAAGAATTCGGCATGACGAATGTGGCCGTGCTCGAAAAGGGCTGGCTTGGGTCAGGCAATATCGGGCGGAACACCACGATCATCCGGTCCAACTACCTCCTGCCTGGGAACGAGCCGTTCTATGAGCTCAGCATGAAGCTCTGGGAGAACCTGGAGCAGGACACAAACTACAACTCGATGGTCTCGCAACGGTCGATCCTGAACCTCATCCATACCGATGGTCAGCGTGACGCGTTCGTGCGGCGCGGCAATGCGATGTTCCTTGCGGGTGCTGATGCGGAATTGGTCGATGCCGCGCAACTGCGCGAAGAGCTTCCGTTTCTGGACTATGACAACGCACGCTTTCCGATCAAAGGCGGGCTGTTTCAGCGGCGCGGTGGCACGGCGCGGCATGATGCGGTGGCGTGGGGCTATGCCCGGGGCGCGGACAGCCGTGGTGTGGACATCATTCAGAACTGTGAAGTCACAGGTATCGACATTGAGAACGGGCGGTGCGTGGGTGTGCAAACCTCACGCGGAGCGATCCGCGCCAAGAAAGTGGCGATGTGTGTGGCCGGGTCTTCGGGGCGCGTCGCGGCTATGGCGGGCATGCGGCTACCGATTGAGAGCCATGTGCTTCAGGCCTTCGTTTCGGAAGGTCTCAAACCAACCCTGCCGGGGGTGATTACCTTCGGTGCTGGGCATTTCTATGTCAGTCAATCGGACAAGGGCGGACTTGTCTTTGGCGGCGACATTGATGGGTACAACACTTATGCCCAGCGCGGAAATCTGCCGGTGGTCGAAGACGTTTGTGAAGGCGGCATGGCCATCATGCCAATGATTGGCCGCGCCCGTTTGCTTCGGTCCTGGGGTGGGGTCATGGACATGTCGATGGATGGCTCGCCCTTTATCGACAAGACCCATATTGACGGGCTCTATTTCAATGGCGGCTGGTGCTACGGCGGGTTCAAGGCAACGCCTGCCAGCGGGTTCTGTTATGCCCACCTACTGGCTCGAGACACACCGCATCCGGTGGCCACGCAAATGCGGCTTGATCGGTTCATGACCGGTAATCTCATCGACGAAAAAGGCGTGGGCAATCAGCCCAACCTGCATTGA
- a CDS encoding GlxA family transcriptional regulator has translation MVIIGSESESTRYIGILPIPGFAMMSFAALTEPMRAANLLARQDLYHMVTFSTDKKPIPSSGAGVVMPEARLGEETKLDYLFVVAGGDPTLYDNRPVMRWLARLAREGTFLGGVSGGPIILARAGLMAGRRMTVHWEHAGALAEISPHLLLERSLYVIDRDRVTCAGGTAPMDLMHALIAQHHGVPFARIVSDWFMHTEIRPSAGPQRAGLVERVGTTVPAILDAVEAMEAHVAEPVSLAALANTAGLSPRQLNRLFQSKLGRSTMRYYRELRLEKAQSLLRNSPLSLTEIALATGFASSAHFSRVFSEQFGQPPSSYR, from the coding sequence ATGGTCATAATTGGTTCAGAATCGGAAAGCACGCGGTACATTGGCATCCTGCCCATACCCGGTTTTGCAATGATGTCTTTTGCAGCGCTTACAGAACCTATGCGCGCGGCCAACTTGTTGGCCCGGCAAGACCTCTACCATATGGTCACGTTTTCAACGGATAAGAAACCCATTCCAAGCTCTGGCGCCGGTGTGGTGATGCCCGAAGCGCGTTTGGGGGAAGAGACCAAACTTGACTACCTCTTTGTTGTCGCCGGAGGCGATCCAACGCTCTACGACAACCGACCGGTGATGCGATGGCTCGCGCGTCTGGCACGTGAAGGAACGTTTCTGGGCGGCGTGTCAGGTGGGCCAATCATCCTGGCCCGTGCGGGTCTGATGGCCGGTCGTCGCATGACGGTGCACTGGGAACATGCCGGCGCACTGGCGGAGATCTCACCTCATCTTTTGCTAGAGCGCTCACTCTATGTGATTGACCGTGACCGTGTGACCTGTGCCGGGGGCACTGCGCCGATGGACCTGATGCACGCGCTGATCGCGCAGCACCATGGTGTTCCATTCGCACGGATCGTCAGTGACTGGTTCATGCACACAGAAATTCGCCCATCCGCCGGGCCGCAGCGGGCGGGGCTTGTCGAACGTGTAGGCACAACGGTGCCTGCTATCCTTGATGCGGTTGAAGCAATGGAAGCGCACGTGGCAGAGCCTGTATCCCTCGCGGCGCTGGCCAACACCGCGGGGTTGTCGCCACGCCAGCTTAACAGGCTTTTCCAATCCAAGCTTGGCCGCTCAACCATGCGCTACTATCGGGAACTGAGGTTGGAAAAAGCCCAAAGCCTGCTACGAAACTCACCATTGAGCCTGACTGAGATTGCACTGGCCACGGGCTTTGCCAGTTCCGCTCATTTCTCACGCGTCTTCTCTGAACAATTCGGGCAGCCACCCTCTAGCTACAGATGA
- a CDS encoding choline dehydrogenase produces MSQIASEYDYIIIGAGSAGCTLANKLGADSSKSILILEAGPMDRDLMIHMPAGVYKAWRDPKLNWNYNTSPEQSCVDREIFMPRGKVVGGSSSINSMVYMRGHPLDYEAWADEFRLSDWRYENCLPYFRAGETYAGGGDTYRGDSGPLGTMPGSYDNPLYDAFIEAGVQAGQGQSDDLNGHNPEGVARLDATKRNGRRCSAAVAHLRPALQRGNVTLLTRAMVQRIQVSGNRATGVEVSQGKENFSVVAGREIILSGGAINSPQLLMLSGIGPADHLKEIGLEVAHDLPGVGRNLQDHASVILQFGCLKSYPIHRVDRPWNKLRAGVRWVFARDGIAASNIWEAGGLIKGNADVTYPNLQYHFGPVGFEYIGNEISLMQAFACHVDQLRPRSVGQLRLVSPDPNVHPILHFNYLSDPHDLRELVEGVHKARELFSQRAFDGLRGAEIDPGSDVKTDAEIANWVRANVTTDFHPSGTCRMGHGADAVVDDRFRVHGLEGLRVVDASVMPKVISANLNAPTQMIAARAADYISGAPQLKPVKARFSFENA; encoded by the coding sequence ATGAGCCAGATCGCATCTGAGTATGACTATATCATCATCGGCGCGGGGTCTGCCGGATGCACATTGGCCAACAAACTGGGGGCCGACTCATCCAAAAGCATCCTGATCCTTGAAGCAGGCCCAATGGATCGGGATCTTATGATCCACATGCCAGCCGGTGTTTACAAGGCCTGGCGTGATCCAAAGCTGAACTGGAATTACAATACTTCCCCTGAACAGTCGTGTGTTGATCGTGAGATTTTCATGCCGCGCGGCAAGGTCGTTGGTGGGTCCTCTTCGATCAACTCCATGGTCTACATGCGCGGTCATCCTCTGGACTACGAAGCATGGGCAGATGAGTTTAGACTATCGGACTGGCGCTACGAAAACTGTCTTCCCTATTTTCGTGCAGGCGAAACCTATGCCGGTGGCGGTGATACCTATCGCGGGGATAGCGGGCCTTTGGGGACAATGCCGGGCAGCTACGACAATCCGCTGTACGACGCCTTTATTGAGGCGGGTGTGCAAGCTGGCCAAGGGCAGTCTGATGATCTGAATGGCCACAATCCGGAAGGCGTTGCGCGCCTGGACGCAACCAAGCGCAACGGGCGGCGGTGCTCTGCGGCGGTGGCGCATCTTCGCCCGGCATTGCAGAGGGGAAATGTTACGCTCCTGACACGTGCGATGGTGCAGCGCATTCAGGTCAGCGGCAACCGCGCAACCGGAGTAGAGGTGTCTCAGGGCAAGGAAAACTTCTCCGTGGTCGCTGGTCGCGAAATCATACTTTCAGGCGGTGCAATCAACTCGCCTCAGCTGCTGATGCTCTCTGGCATTGGACCCGCAGACCACCTTAAAGAAATCGGCCTTGAAGTGGCGCATGACTTGCCCGGTGTCGGTCGCAACCTGCAAGACCACGCAAGTGTTATCCTGCAATTTGGATGTCTGAAATCTTATCCTATCCACCGCGTGGATCGGCCCTGGAACAAACTTCGTGCTGGCGTCCGCTGGGTGTTTGCGCGCGACGGAATTGCGGCATCAAACATTTGGGAAGCGGGCGGATTGATCAAGGGAAATGCGGATGTCACCTACCCGAACTTGCAGTACCACTTTGGCCCTGTCGGGTTTGAATACATCGGCAACGAGATATCACTGATGCAAGCCTTTGCTTGTCACGTCGATCAGCTCAGACCACGTAGTGTGGGTCAGCTTCGGTTGGTTTCGCCAGACCCGAATGTGCATCCTATCCTACACTTCAACTATCTCTCGGACCCGCATGATCTGCGCGAGTTGGTTGAGGGCGTGCACAAGGCGCGGGAACTCTTTTCACAACGTGCCTTCGATGGACTCAGGGGCGCAGAAATTGATCCCGGGTCGGATGTGAAAACCGATGCGGAGATTGCCAATTGGGTACGGGCAAACGTGACCACCGATTTCCACCCTAGTGGCACGTGTCGCATGGGTCATGGTGCGGATGCTGTTGTGGATGACCGGTTCCGCGTGCATGGGCTCGAAGGACTACGGGTTGTTGATGCCTCGGTTATGCCCAAGGTGATCAGTGCCAACCTCAACGCACCCACACAGATGATTGCTGCGCGCGCTGCGGACTACATTTCGGGGGCGCCGCAGTTGAAGCCGGTCAAAGCGCGCTTTTCGTTTGAGAACGCCTGA
- a CDS encoding type 1 glutamine amidotransferase — protein MHILVLQHERVEHPGIFRDFLKEDGHTWDAVELDEGEPLPSIDGYDALWVMGGPMDTWQEDEHPWLKEEKAFIRDAVEERGLPYLGLCLGHQLLAEALGGKVEPAKTPEIGVLEVQLTEAGASGVFFDGVPEVFECLQWHSAEVTAIPAGTQVLATSPACAVQAMKWGTRAFSTQFHVEIESDTVHNWNNIPEYAGALDKAIGKGKVTELEAACAERMETFNSMAERLYINWLQATAST, from the coding sequence ATGCACATCCTTGTCCTGCAACATGAACGTGTCGAACACCCCGGCATTTTCCGTGATTTCCTGAAAGAAGACGGGCACACGTGGGATGCTGTAGAGCTTGATGAAGGAGAGCCTCTGCCATCTATTGATGGCTATGATGCGCTTTGGGTCATGGGCGGCCCGATGGACACGTGGCAAGAAGACGAGCACCCGTGGCTGAAGGAAGAAAAAGCTTTCATTCGGGACGCGGTAGAAGAGCGTGGCTTACCCTATCTGGGTTTGTGTCTCGGTCATCAGCTTCTGGCCGAAGCGCTGGGCGGCAAGGTAGAGCCAGCCAAGACCCCGGAAATCGGTGTGCTGGAGGTTCAGCTCACCGAGGCCGGAGCCAGCGGTGTTTTCTTCGATGGCGTTCCTGAAGTTTTTGAATGCCTGCAATGGCACTCAGCCGAAGTCACGGCCATTCCTGCAGGCACACAGGTTCTGGCCACATCTCCGGCCTGCGCAGTACAGGCGATGAAATGGGGGACGCGTGCGTTTTCAACCCAGTTCCATGTCGAGATTGAAAGCGACACGGTGCATAACTGGAACAACATTCCTGAGTATGCAGGGGCGCTCGACAAGGCGATTGGCAAGGGCAAGGTGACAGAGCTTGAAGCGGCCTGTGCTGAACGCATGGAGACGTTCAATTCCATGGCCGAGCGGCTTTACATCAACTGGTTACAAGCCACAGCAAGCACCTGA
- the zapE gene encoding cell division protein ZapE, whose translation METLIERYERLVSEGVLTRDEAQEAVLPQFERVREELAKPVKKGLFRKKTEAPMGLYLWGGVGRGKSMLMDMFVETLAVPNRRVHFHAFMQEIHAGLHKAREEGAEDALLPVAKSVSDNLRCLAFDEMQITDITDAMIVGRLFEALFEAGVAVVTTSNRVPDDLYKDGLNRQLFLPFIDLLKERMIVHEMVSPTDYRQGRLAGTPSYFTPINPEARAAIQSVWDDLTGGKGAPLTLVVNKRDVEIPAFHNGVARASFYDLCGRPLGAADYLALAQAARVLVLEDVPLLGRSNYNEAKRFVTLIDALYEAKVRIVCSAAATPEFLYIEGEGTFEFERTASRLREMQSDGWGDDA comes from the coding sequence ATGGAAACGCTGATCGAGCGATATGAACGGCTTGTCTCTGAGGGGGTTCTGACCCGCGATGAAGCACAAGAGGCGGTGTTGCCGCAATTTGAGCGTGTCCGGGAGGAGCTTGCAAAGCCGGTCAAGAAGGGGCTTTTCCGAAAAAAGACCGAGGCACCCATGGGACTCTACCTTTGGGGTGGCGTCGGTCGTGGCAAATCAATGTTGATGGACATGTTCGTTGAGACGCTAGCCGTGCCGAACCGACGCGTACATTTCCATGCCTTCATGCAAGAGATTCATGCCGGGCTTCACAAGGCGCGTGAAGAGGGGGCTGAGGACGCGCTTCTGCCGGTCGCCAAATCAGTTTCGGACAACCTGCGCTGTCTCGCATTTGACGAGATGCAGATCACCGACATTACCGATGCCATGATCGTGGGACGTCTTTTTGAGGCGCTTTTTGAAGCTGGCGTTGCGGTTGTGACAACCTCGAACCGGGTGCCCGACGACTTGTACAAAGATGGGCTGAACCGCCAGCTCTTCCTGCCGTTCATTGATCTGTTGAAAGAGCGCATGATCGTGCATGAAATGGTCAGCCCAACGGATTACCGACAGGGGCGGCTGGCCGGGACACCCAGTTACTTCACGCCAATCAATCCCGAGGCGCGGGCGGCCATTCAATCTGTTTGGGATGACCTGACAGGCGGCAAGGGCGCGCCTTTGACACTTGTCGTGAATAAACGAGACGTCGAAATCCCCGCCTTTCACAACGGTGTGGCGCGTGCTTCGTTCTATGATTTGTGCGGACGCCCCTTGGGTGCCGCGGATTATCTTGCACTGGCACAGGCGGCGCGGGTTTTGGTGCTAGAGGATGTCCCTCTCTTAGGCCGCTCGAACTACAATGAAGCCAAGCGTTTCGTGACATTGATCGACGCGCTTTATGAGGCCAAGGTGCGCATTGTGTGTTCCGCGGCGGCCACGCCTGAGTTTCTCTATATCGAAGGCGAAGGTACGTTTGAGTTCGAACGCACGGCAAGCCGCCTGAGAGAGATGCAATCCGATGGCTGGGGCGACGACGCATGA